The Halichoerus grypus chromosome 14, mHalGry1.hap1.1, whole genome shotgun sequence genome contains a region encoding:
- the KIF12 gene encoding kinesin-like protein KIF12 isoform X1, which produces MQRTFAWLLDRVQHLGAPVTLRASYLEIYNEQVRDLLSVGSPRPLPVRWSKTRGFYVEQLRVVEFGSLGALMELLQMGLSRRRSSAHTLNQASSRSHALLTLYISRQTMPPGAPGEPPVGGKLCFVDLAGSEKVAATGSRGELMLEANSINRSLLALGHCISLLLDPQRKQSHIPFRDSKLTKLLADSLGGRGVTLMVACVSPSAQCLPETLSTLRYASRAQRVTTRPQAPKSPKQPQRLEIEILQLQEENRCLRSQLGQIDPKASRLSRARVAWAQRNLYGMLQEFMLENERLRKENSQLQSSRDRARDEQRILAQQVQELERRLLCTCSDHQPHPGPAPCPCVMAPAPPCHALPPLCSCLCLCPLCRAPLAHWACARGEHHLPQVFGPKAPGGMPLAAQPPPWAPPCNPGPAKCPRERSPSDWTETRVLAEMLTEEEVVPSAPPLPTGPPNTSPVLRGGAAVPNLARRLEALRVQIGSSLRRGRSQPPPSEATRSPGRVLPPC; this is translated from the exons ATGCAGAGGACCTTCGCCTGGCTCTTAGACCGGGTGCAGCACCTGGGCGCGCCTGTTACCCTCCGTGCCTCCTATTTGGAGATCTACAATGAGCAG GTTCGAGACCTTCTGAGCGTGGGATCTCCCCGGCCCCTCCCTGTTCGCTGGAGCAAGACCCGGGGCTTCTATGTGGAGCAGCTGCGGGTGGTGGAGTTTGGGAGTCTGGGGGCCCTGATGGAACTTCTGCAAATGG GTCTTAGCCGCCGACGGAGCTCAGCTCACACCCTGAACCAGGCCTCCAGCCGAAGCCATGCCCTGCTCACGCTCTACATCAGCCGCCAAACT ATgcctccaggggcccctggggagCCCCCCGTGGGGGGGAAGCTGTGCTTTGTAGACCTGGCTGGCAGTGAGAAGGTGGCGGCCACAGGATCCCGTGGGGAGCTGATGCTTGAGGCGAACAGCATCAACCGCAGCCTGCTGGCCCTAG GTCACTGCATCTCCCTGTTGCTGGACCCACAGAGGAAGCAGAGCCACATCCCCTTCCGGGACAGCAAGCTCACCAAGCTGCTGGCAGACTCGCTGGGGGGACGCGGGGTCACCCTCATG GTGGCCTGCGTGTCCCCTTCAGCCCAGTGCCTTCCTGAGACTCTCAGCACCCTGCGATATGCAAGCCGAGCCCAGCGCGTCACCACTCGGCCACAGGCCCCCAAG TCGCCTAAGCAACCCCAGCGTTTGGAGATTGAGATACTGCAGCTCCAGGAGGAGAACCGTTGCCTGCGGTCCCAACTGGGGCAAATAGACCCCAAGG CCTCAAGGCTCAGTAGGGCGCGGGTGGCCTGGGCCCAGCGGAACCTCTATGGGATGCTGCAGGAGTTCATGCTGGAGAATGAGAGGCTCAG GAAAGAAAACAGCCAGCTGCAGAGTAGCCGGGACCGGGCCCGGGATGAGCAGCGCATCCTGGCCCAACAGGTGCAGGAGCTGGAGCG GCGCCTCCTCTGTACCTGCTCTGATCACCAGCCCCACCCCGGCCCAGCCCCGTGTCCCTGTGTGATGGCGCCGGCTCCCCCATGCCAC GCCCTGccacccctctgctcctgcctctgcctctgccccctgtgCCGAGCACCGCTGGCCCACTGGGCCTGCGCACGGGGGGAGCACCACCTGCCCCAG GTGTTTGGCCCTAAGGCCCCAGGTGGCATGCCCCTcgctgcccagcccccaccctgggcACCCCCATGCAACCCTGGCCCTGCCAAGTGTCCGAGAGAGAG GAGTCCTAGCGACTGGACTGAGACCCGAGTCCTGGCAGAGATGCTGACGGAGGAGGAGGTGGTGCCCTCTGCACCCCCCTTGCCCACGGGGCCCCCGAACACGTCACCGGTGCTGAGAg GTGGGGCTGCAGTGCCAAACCTGGCCCGGAGACTGGAGGCCCTCAGAGTCCAAATTGGCAGCTCCCTCCGTCGCGGCCGGAGCCAGCCACCGCCCAGCGAGGCTACACGGAGCCCCGGCCgagtcctccctccctgctga
- the KIF12 gene encoding kinesin-like protein KIF12 isoform X2, translating to MEERGSPDGDLARSLEQGPEGPETPIQVVLRVRPMSAAELRRGEQSALHCSGTRTLQVSPPGGGPDVAFRFGAVLDAARTQEDVFRACGVRRLGELALRGFSCTVFTFGQTGSGKTYTLSGPPPQGEGVPVPPNLAGIMQRTFAWLLDRVQHLGAPVTLRASYLEIYNEQVRDLLSVGSPRPLPVRWSKTRGFYVEQLRVVEFGSLGALMELLQMGLSRRRSSAHTLNQASSRSHALLTLYISRQTVSVPTWGRSWPRATQQGSASGCRKLLGHAPEMPPGAPGEPPVGGKLCFVDLAGSEKVAATGSRGELMLEANSINRSLLALGHCISLLLDPQRKQSHIPFRDSKLTKLLADSLGGRGVTLMVACVSPSAQCLPETLSTLRYASRAQRVTTRPQAPKSPKQPQRLEIEILQLQEENRCLRSQLGQIDPKASRLSRARVAWAQRNLYGMLQEFMLENERLRKENSQLQSSRDRARDEQRILAQQVQELERRLLCTCSDHQPHPGPAPCPCVMAPAPPCHALPPLCSCLCLCPLCRAPLAHWACARGEHHLPQVFGPKAPGGMPLAAQPPPWAPPCNPGPAKCPRERSPSDWTETRVLAEMLTEEEVVPSAPPLPTGPPNTSPVLRGGAAVPNLARRLEALRVQIGSSLRRGRSQPPPSEATRSPGRVLPPC from the exons ATGGAGGAACGCGGGTCTCCCGACGG GGACCTCGCGCGGAGCCTGGAGCAGGGGCCGGAGGGGCCAGAAACACCCATCCAGGTGGTGCTCAG GGTGCGTCCCATGAGCGCCGCCGAGTTGCGTCGAGGGGAACAGAGCGCGCTGCACTGCTCGGGAACCCGGACTCTACAA gtgagCCCCCCGGGCGGCGGCCCGGACGTGGCGTTCCGCTTCGGCGCCGTGCTGGACGCGGCGCGCACGCAGGAGGACGTGTTCCGGGCGTGCGGCGTGCGGCGCCTGGGCGAGCTGGCGCTGCGCGG CTTCTCCTGCACTGTCTTCACCTTCGGCCAGACGGGCTCCGGGAAGACCTACACCCTGAGCGGGCCTCCTCCGCAG GGCGAGGGTGTGCCCGTACCCCCCAACCTAGCTGGCATCATGCAGAGGACCTTCGCCTGGCTCTTAGACCGGGTGCAGCACCTGGGCGCGCCTGTTACCCTCCGTGCCTCCTATTTGGAGATCTACAATGAGCAG GTTCGAGACCTTCTGAGCGTGGGATCTCCCCGGCCCCTCCCTGTTCGCTGGAGCAAGACCCGGGGCTTCTATGTGGAGCAGCTGCGGGTGGTGGAGTTTGGGAGTCTGGGGGCCCTGATGGAACTTCTGCAAATGG GTCTTAGCCGCCGACGGAGCTCAGCTCACACCCTGAACCAGGCCTCCAGCCGAAGCCATGCCCTGCTCACGCTCTACATCAGCCGCCAAACTGTGAGTGTCCCCACGTGGGGAAGGAGCTGGCCCAGGGCCACCCAGCAAGGGTCTGCCTCTGGATGTAGAAAGCTACTTGGGCATGCGCCGGAG ATgcctccaggggcccctggggagCCCCCCGTGGGGGGGAAGCTGTGCTTTGTAGACCTGGCTGGCAGTGAGAAGGTGGCGGCCACAGGATCCCGTGGGGAGCTGATGCTTGAGGCGAACAGCATCAACCGCAGCCTGCTGGCCCTAG GTCACTGCATCTCCCTGTTGCTGGACCCACAGAGGAAGCAGAGCCACATCCCCTTCCGGGACAGCAAGCTCACCAAGCTGCTGGCAGACTCGCTGGGGGGACGCGGGGTCACCCTCATG GTGGCCTGCGTGTCCCCTTCAGCCCAGTGCCTTCCTGAGACTCTCAGCACCCTGCGATATGCAAGCCGAGCCCAGCGCGTCACCACTCGGCCACAGGCCCCCAAG TCGCCTAAGCAACCCCAGCGTTTGGAGATTGAGATACTGCAGCTCCAGGAGGAGAACCGTTGCCTGCGGTCCCAACTGGGGCAAATAGACCCCAAGG CCTCAAGGCTCAGTAGGGCGCGGGTGGCCTGGGCCCAGCGGAACCTCTATGGGATGCTGCAGGAGTTCATGCTGGAGAATGAGAGGCTCAG GAAAGAAAACAGCCAGCTGCAGAGTAGCCGGGACCGGGCCCGGGATGAGCAGCGCATCCTGGCCCAACAGGTGCAGGAGCTGGAGCG GCGCCTCCTCTGTACCTGCTCTGATCACCAGCCCCACCCCGGCCCAGCCCCGTGTCCCTGTGTGATGGCGCCGGCTCCCCCATGCCAC GCCCTGccacccctctgctcctgcctctgcctctgccccctgtgCCGAGCACCGCTGGCCCACTGGGCCTGCGCACGGGGGGAGCACCACCTGCCCCAG GTGTTTGGCCCTAAGGCCCCAGGTGGCATGCCCCTcgctgcccagcccccaccctgggcACCCCCATGCAACCCTGGCCCTGCCAAGTGTCCGAGAGAGAG GAGTCCTAGCGACTGGACTGAGACCCGAGTCCTGGCAGAGATGCTGACGGAGGAGGAGGTGGTGCCCTCTGCACCCCCCTTGCCCACGGGGCCCCCGAACACGTCACCGGTGCTGAGAg GTGGGGCTGCAGTGCCAAACCTGGCCCGGAGACTGGAGGCCCTCAGAGTCCAAATTGGCAGCTCCCTCCGTCGCGGCCGGAGCCAGCCACCGCCCAGCGAGGCTACACGGAGCCCCGGCCgagtcctccctccctgctga